AGATTTTCCTGTTCTTGGTTCTTCCGGTTGCTTGTTTCACGTTAATCTGCCTTTAGATCTTACGGGCTAAAAGTTCCATCCATCCTTAGCATATTCAGTAAGAAGTAGATAGTTATCGAGAAGTTCATGCGACCTAGCCGTATCATGTGTAGGATCACAAATAGAAGCATTTCAAGAACGTGGCGCTCTTTTCTGTTCTTTCTGTCAGAAGTTTGCATCCAAATCCCTATTCTTTTCACATCATTCACGCAGCACACagcgaccagaagaggaagctATGCCTATTGGCTATTGCTAATCGAGAGTTTTTGTAAAGGGTTCGCACGGTTGCAAATAGCTATTCTCATTGCATTTAGGAAGGGAGACATGACTGAGTTCTCCTTCTGTTCCTTtaaactttgccgagtgacAGGCATGGTTGCAGAAAGCTGCGTCCATTCCTCAACTTTTTTGAGCAAAACATTGTGATCCCATCAAATTTTGACAGGAAGACGTGTCTCCTCTTTTTGGATGTCTCTTTTTTCCTTCGGACATGATGCATCGTGTCACTCGTTGTCCAACTTTTGCTTTTTGATTCCTATTTTGTTTTGTCTTGTACCTTCCAGCGGTGGTGTGTGCTGTGCAGTAGCCACGTTTTCTTTCTAGGGAGTTGCTCCTACTACATGTTTTGAGAATACTGACTGGTACCGCGTTTGATGCCAGGTTGCTTACATTGGGGGAGAGATACTCCGAAGATGAGGCTAAAACAGTGGTTGAGAAGATGCTCGGTCAAGTTCATATTATTGGGGAAGGGTATGGATATCTGGTTATATATGCCTGACATTTTATCTTGATATTTCAATTGGACCGGCGATACGGGCACGTTAATGTTATATTCAGTCTTGATAAGACCCTTTTCCACCCTGATGGCTGCACTGGTAATTCACAGTAGGATTTATTTAGCTCCGTAAAGGTTCAATCACCAATCGCCATGCTTCCTGTGTGTCTGTTTCTCTTATCTCAAGAAAATCTTCAGTTTAACACTGTCCTAAAATCCTATGAGTTTGTTCATTGCTGAGAATACatttttcctgaaaaaaaaGGTAGAACATGGTTTCTCCATTTTGTTTAGCTAGTTTGATACTTTGATTTGACTAATATCTTTTCATTTATAAACCATGTTTGTGTTATTGCTTTTGACTCTGTTTCTTTTGCAAGTGCTTCTTGGCTTTCCATTAATATACAGTATAAAACATATGTTCTCTGGTTTCAGCATCATAGGAGAAGCTCTAATAAGCGGTGAGTGTCAATGGATATACGATGCTACTTGCAACGCGTTGAACCAGACAAGCCACGCAGATAACCGAGAGTTATTTGAGGTATAAATCTGTTCTCTTGTTTTGGGCTTTTGGCACGATCAGCAAAGCAAAATTAAGAATGTTGAACAACCATTTACGCTTTGGCCTGAGTTTACAGCTCTTTTACCGTGTCTAGAAAATTATATAGATGAATAACTGAAAATCCACTAAAGCATTCAGAAtaatttttgtttcttctgaCCTCTTCCTTACATTCATTATCACTTGTGCTACCATTTCTTTTAACAACTAAAGCAGATACTTGATTTTAACAAATCGAAAGCTTCCCTTCTTCAGGGTTATACGTGGTGGCAATACCAGTTCCTGAATGGAATAAAGGTTGGTGTTTCTCATTCCCttgtttctttcctgaaaaattACACAACCTTTATTTCATAAAGAGACCAGCTTTGAGTGTTTGTTTATCTTGTCTAATGTCAAATTGGATACTGAAGGGTGGAACCTTATATGCAGACCATTGCAGTATTACCTCTTCAGTTGCAGGGATTGGTGCAATTTGGTTCCTTTCGGAAGGTTAGTTTCTTGAAGACTCCACAATACAGTCTTTGCGCCCTCATGTCAGTGTTTTCTTTATCAATTGTCAACAGATGAGTTGTTAACTTGCTTTGTGTCAAGCAAACATCAAGAGTATAATAGTTCAACATTCAATACGCGTTTCTTGATTGATATCTCAATTCTTAATGAAATTCGTAATAATAGCCCACCTCACCAGAGAGCATAAGGAACTGCTAACTTCAGAATTACAATATAATCGCTGAAGCATGCAGAACATGGCTTTGTCAGGGTACAAACATATCAGTTCTTTTTGGAACCTGACTCTAATCTAACATCTCACCAGGTTCCCAGGAGCTCAGATTTTCTTAATCAGGTCAGAAATATATTTGATCAGATGAAGAACGCTTCAATGGAGAATACCCGAAGCAATTCTCTTGCATGTAGTCAGCAACCTATCCTCACTTCCTTGAGATCTGCAAATGACATTCTTGTACATAACACAGTCAACCCATTGCAAAGTGAGAAGCTTGAGGATAATATAGAGAAAGCAGAATCTATAAGGAGTTCGATCTGTTCTCCGAGCAATTCACAGAGGCCTTTAAATGATTTAACCTCCTATGTTACTGGTAACACCAATATTGATACTCACATATTGGCGATGCCTGTTAACTCCAAGTCTATATATGAGCTCAAAGGATTTGATAAGGTCACTGACTTTTTTCATCAAAATGTTGATGCCAGAACTGAAGTTCAAGTCAACTCTAGCAAAGTGCCTGATTCTTTTATTGCCAGTATAATGTCAGCATACAAAAGTTCAAACAATCTTCATAGGATGACAAATGAATCATCTGATCAGAACATGCCATATCCCCCATACCATTACACTACCACCAACTCTCCAAATTCCAGGCTTGATGAACTTTGTTATTCCAGTGCTGGTTTCTCATCATCACTTACAACAGTATCCGGAAAATGCCTCCAGACTGAGAGTGACAGATTTCTATGTAAATCTGTATCATTCAGCAGCAACCCTTGTGTTTCTGAAATCCAAGATAATTGCCTCACACCACATCATGCCCTCATGCATAAACAATCTCTGATACCTGACACTGGAGAATGTGTGAAGCTCCTCTCACCTGATAGTACATGTCCTGAATTACCAAATAGGACATCTGAAGAAGCTACTGCAGGAACATCAAACAGTGACATGAAGGAATGTACTGGAAACAACAGTCTACTAGAAAGTATGATGCTTGACCTTAGCACTAACAGCTTTGTGCAAGATTGGTGGGATGACAACGTTCTACTGGCAGGAAACCTTCAAAATTTAGGCAACGTGCACTCAGAGTCTGCTACAGAATTGACCAATAAGCATCCATCGTCAACTAGGGAGAGAGGCTTGCTTTCCATATCTGCTGTCGAACAATTACTCAGTGCTGATGCGCCTCCACCTGCAGGACATGGTCCACTTGGGGCTGAAGCTAGTGCTTTAGCTAACTGTGTTTCAAATTATCAGTTACCTCAGTTTCCTTTTCGAGACTGCATAACAGCATACAATGCACAAGTCCCGTCATTGGCCTCCAGCAGCTATACATCTGGAAATGTCCAAAATGGCTCCTCAAAGGCAACTTCAGTGCCACCAGCAAATATATCTGTGGATGACACCTGCAGTTTCAACACAACAAATTCCAAGGGCAGTCAATCGAACAATACTGAGGGAACAAAGGTTGCCAAGAAAAGAGCTAGAGCCAGCGAGAGCACCCGGCCTAGACCAAAAGACCGACAACTGATACAAGATCGAGTCAAAGAACTACGAGAGATTGTCCCTAATGGTGCAAAGGTAATAGTCAACCACCCGTTTGTCATGTTTCCTTTGATTCAGAGTGGCTGACCCCCATTACTTcctgtcattattaatataacaGTGCAGCATTGATGCTTTATTGGAGCGAACAATTAAACATATGCTGTTTCTACAAAGTGTAACCAAGTATGCAGAGAAAATTAAGCAAGCTGATGAACCAAAGGTATACTCTCTTCTATGCGTGTACATTAATCTTGTATTGCTGAAATATTTTCTTATAAAAAAAGTCCTCTAAAACAACACATGCTGACTTGTCATGGTTGTTAAGTTGATCGACAAAGAGAGTGGTGTCATCCTGAAAGACAACCAAGATGCCGGCAAAAATGGTGGTGCCACATGGGCCTATGAGGTTGCTGGGAAAACTATGGTTTGCCCTATAATCGTTGAGGATCTTTCACCACCTGGTCAGATGCTTGTTGAGGTGAAAAACTGTACTTTAATTACTgctatcctctctctctctctctctctctctctctctctctctctctctctctctctctctctctcctgctaAGTGCAGAATATGAATATAACAACTTGCCTATAAAAAAATCTGCAGATGCTTTGTGAGGAAAGGGGACTCTTTCTGGAGATAGCCGACAACATACGTTGTTTTGGTCTGACAATCTTGAAAGGGCTGATGGAACTCCGCGATGGCAAGATATGGGCACGATTTCTTGTCGAGGTAGAGAAGAAGCCTTTGGTTTATGTACCTCATTTCTAGCTCCATTAGTTGTTGAGCTGTATGttgaatttttgttttttcAGACAAACAGAGAAGTCACAAGGATGGATATATTTTTGTCACTTGTTCAGTTACTGGAGCAAAACAGCCTTGTTCGATCAAACGAGCAGATGGCAAAGGTCATGAACAGTGGGGTTCCATCCTTCACAGACCATCAGCGGTCTCCGCTACCGATTCCGGTAGGCGTTGCTGAGAGACTGCAGTGACTGCAG
This portion of the Setaria viridis chromosome 7, Setaria_viridis_v4.0, whole genome shotgun sequence genome encodes:
- the LOC117863817 gene encoding transcription factor EMB1444; its protein translation is MEAALGALCRAGGWSYAAVWRFHPHDPRLLTLGERYSEDEAKTVVEKMLGQVHIIGEGIIGEALISGECQWIYDATCNALNQTSHADNRELFEGYTWWQYQFLNGIKTIAVLPLQLQGLVQFGSFRKVPRSSDFLNQVRNIFDQMKNASMENTRSNSLACSQQPILTSLRSANDILVHNTVNPLQSEKLEDNIEKAESIRSSICSPSNSQRPLNDLTSYVTGNTNIDTHILAMPVNSKSIYELKGFDKVTDFFHQNVDARTEVQVNSSKVPDSFIASIMSAYKSSNNLHRMTNESSDQNMPYPPYHYTTTNSPNSRLDELCYSSAGFSSSLTTVSGKCLQTESDRFLCKSVSFSSNPCVSEIQDNCLTPHHALMHKQSLIPDTGECVKLLSPDSTCPELPNRTSEEATAGTSNSDMKECTGNNSLLESMMLDLSTNSFVQDWWDDNVLLAGNLQNLGNVHSESATELTNKHPSSTRERGLLSISAVEQLLSADAPPPAGHGPLGAEASALANCVSNYQLPQFPFRDCITAYNAQVPSLASSSYTSGNVQNGSSKATSVPPANISVDDTCSFNTTNSKGSQSNNTEGTKVAKKRARASESTRPRPKDRQLIQDRVKELREIVPNGAKCSIDALLERTIKHMLFLQSVTKYAEKIKQADEPKLIDKESGVILKDNQDAGKNGGATWAYEVAGKTMVCPIIVEDLSPPGQMLVEMLCEERGLFLEIADNIRCFGLTILKGLMELRDGKIWARFLVETNREVTRMDIFLSLVQLLEQNSLVRSNEQMAKVMNSGVPSFTDHQRSPLPIPVGVAERLQ